The proteins below are encoded in one region of Verrucomicrobiales bacterium:
- a CDS encoding DUF4141 domain-containing protein, with protein sequence MKRIIVLTLITLSIAFSARAQWVVYDPANTVQSVINTAQEVAQMVTQINNQVRQIQQLTDQLNEFKHYEDLFGDPGRVVVATITPLVNDLKKTEVGQTLTTLEGAVDAGQAMLYDANGLFRSVGKEFTTPGGQKVKRQEAEYLPVAAVQKTTDNYLAVLTDATARRVALKQQIAATTEQLKAAKSDAEVQKLTGVLIGLSAALESTDHEVSQATASAVVQDIANRADAQRQLQARKEQQHAEYTEAVEKYGQTFRLLTDPAKFPIK encoded by the coding sequence ATGAAAAGAATCATCGTACTCACACTGATCACATTGAGCATCGCGTTCTCAGCGCGGGCACAGTGGGTCGTTTATGACCCGGCCAACACGGTTCAGTCAGTCATCAATACCGCGCAGGAAGTCGCGCAAATGGTCACACAGATTAACAACCAGGTTCGGCAAATCCAGCAGCTCACCGACCAATTGAACGAGTTCAAGCACTACGAAGATCTGTTCGGTGACCCCGGTCGTGTTGTCGTCGCGACCATCACGCCGCTTGTCAACGATCTCAAGAAAACGGAAGTCGGCCAGACGCTCACCACGCTGGAAGGCGCCGTCGATGCCGGACAAGCCATGCTCTACGACGCGAACGGTTTGTTCCGCAGCGTCGGCAAAGAATTCACCACGCCCGGCGGTCAAAAGGTGAAGCGGCAGGAAGCGGAATATCTGCCTGTCGCCGCCGTCCAGAAAACGACGGATAACTATCTTGCCGTTTTAACCGACGCGACCGCGCGTCGCGTCGCGTTGAAGCAACAAATCGCCGCGACCACCGAGCAGCTCAAGGCGGCGAAGTCGGATGCAGAGGTGCAAAAGTTGACCGGCGTCCTCATTGGACTCTCCGCCGCGTTGGAAAGCACCGATCACGAAGTCAGCCAGGCCACCGCGTCCGCCGTCGTGCAGGACATTGCGAACCGCGCCGACGCCCAGCGCCAGCTTCAAGCGCGCAAGGAGCAGCAACACGCGGAGTACACCGAAGCCGTGGAGAAATACGGCCAGACGTTTCGTCTCCTCACGGACCCGGCGAAATTCCCCATCAAGTAA